Proteins encoded by one window of Pseudonocardia sp. HH130629-09:
- a CDS encoding DUF3291 domain-containing protein, which produces MRRGSGVRALSSGDALATSRRLSATCHSPARAQDMIMRGAPCGGHRPCRTSLISERCRVRAEPDGCGSSGVASWAVCSLASGFVSDWEIAQVNIALPVVPLSEPRTRVVRRGPRPGERCGRRRARVPVGHADRDGDAAAVRAFGDDRPIVNMSVWASVEALADFVYRDPAHVAVLRRKRESFVPRSGTMSLFQPDQRASASGDREGCSATALTTAAQVTGSPARRLHPHNQAPELPERQVEKGSMAAER; this is translated from the coding sequence ATGCGACGGGGGAGCGGGGTTCGTGCGCTGAGCAGCGGAGATGCTCTCGCGACCTCTCGCCGTCTCTCCGCGACGTGCCACAGCCCGGCGAGGGCCCAGGACATGATCATGCGCGGCGCGCCGTGCGGAGGTCACCGGCCCTGCCGCACCTCCCTGATCTCCGAGCGGTGTCGGGTGCGGGCGGAGCCCGATGGGTGCGGTTCCTCGGGGGTGGCGTCGTGGGCCGTCTGCTCGCTAGCGTCCGGCTTCGTGAGCGACTGGGAGATCGCACAGGTCAACATCGCGCTACCGGTGGTTCCGCTGTCCGAGCCCCGAACTCGGGTGGTTCGTCGAGGCCCTCGCCCCGGTGAACGCTGTGGTCGACGGCGCGCCCGGGTTCCGGTGGGGCATGCAGACCGAGACGGCGACGCCGCCGCGGTCCGGGCGTTCGGGGACGACAGGCCCATCGTCAACATGTCCGTGTGGGCCTCTGTCGAGGCGTTGGCCGACTTCGTGTATCGCGACCCGGCCCATGTCGCGGTGCTCCGCCGAAAGCGGGAGAGCTTCGTGCCGCGGTCCGGGACAATGAGCCTTTTTCAACCTGACCAGCGAGCTTCTGCGTCAGGAGATCGCGAAGGTTGCAGCGCAACTGCTCTGACCACAGCTGCACAGGTCACCGGCTCGCCAGCTCGGCGTCTGCACCCACACAACCAGGCCCCTGAGCTGCCGGAACGGCAGGTTGAAAAGGGCTCAATGGCGGCGGAACGGTGA
- a CDS encoding protein adenylyltransferase SelO, translating into MTAATEIAFENTFVRDLEGLFVPWQAAPTPDARLVLLNESLARELGLDPAQLRTPEGVALLTGTTVPDSATTVAQAYAGHQFGNYSPRLGDGRALLVGELVTPDGTRRDLHLKGSGRTPFARGGDGKAPLGPMLREYVISEAMHALGVPSTRSLAVVATGEPVLRDRGPEPGAVLARTAASHLRVGTFQFAAASSAGGSRSNTATGEVDLLRRLTEYAIARHHPQASTPLEFYRAVIVAQAELIARWMQIGFVHGVMNTDNMTISGETIDYGPCAFLDAHDPSTWYSSIDSGGRYAYGNQPGIAQWNLARFGESLLGLFADSQEEAVRLATEELAGFADAYRGAHDRGYLAKIGVGTAELLADLFAVIEDQKPDHTLFFRRLSEAARGDAGPVRDLLSDPAALDPWLDSWRAAGPDADAMDRVNPVYVPRNHLVEEALDAAVEGDLEPVQWLLQVLADPFTEREGYERYALPAGPDAPPFSTFCGT; encoded by the coding sequence ATGACCGCAGCCACCGAGATCGCGTTCGAGAACACCTTCGTCCGCGACCTGGAGGGGCTCTTCGTGCCCTGGCAGGCCGCCCCGACGCCGGACGCGCGGCTGGTGCTGCTCAACGAGTCCCTGGCCCGTGAGCTGGGCCTGGACCCGGCGCAGCTGCGCACCCCCGAGGGGGTCGCGCTGCTCACCGGCACGACCGTGCCCGACTCGGCGACGACCGTCGCCCAGGCCTATGCCGGCCACCAGTTCGGCAACTACTCGCCCCGGCTCGGCGACGGCAGGGCCCTGCTCGTCGGGGAGCTCGTCACCCCGGACGGCACTCGCCGCGACCTGCACCTGAAGGGATCGGGGCGGACCCCGTTCGCCCGCGGCGGCGACGGGAAGGCCCCGCTCGGGCCCATGCTGCGCGAGTACGTGATCTCCGAGGCGATGCACGCGCTCGGGGTGCCGTCGACGCGCTCGCTCGCCGTCGTCGCGACCGGTGAGCCCGTGCTGCGCGACCGCGGCCCGGAGCCGGGTGCGGTGCTCGCCCGCACCGCGGCCAGCCACCTGCGGGTGGGGACGTTCCAGTTCGCGGCAGCGAGTAGCGCAGGCGGATCGCGCAGCAACACCGCGACCGGCGAGGTCGACCTGCTGCGCCGGCTCACCGAGTACGCGATCGCCCGGCACCACCCGCAGGCGTCCACACCGCTGGAGTTCTACCGCGCGGTGATCGTCGCCCAGGCCGAGCTGATCGCGCGCTGGATGCAGATCGGGTTCGTGCACGGCGTCATGAACACCGACAACATGACGATCTCCGGGGAGACCATCGACTACGGCCCGTGCGCGTTCCTCGACGCCCACGACCCGTCGACCTGGTACTCCTCGATCGACTCCGGCGGCCGCTACGCCTACGGCAACCAGCCCGGCATCGCGCAGTGGAACCTCGCCCGCTTCGGGGAGTCGCTGCTGGGCCTGTTCGCCGACTCCCAGGAGGAGGCGGTCCGCCTCGCGACCGAGGAGCTGGCGGGCTTCGCCGACGCCTACCGCGGCGCCCACGACCGCGGCTACCTGGCCAAGATCGGCGTCGGGACCGCGGAGCTGCTCGCCGACCTGTTCGCGGTGATCGAGGACCAGAAGCCCGACCACACCCTGTTCTTCCGACGGCTGTCCGAGGCCGCCCGCGGTGACGCGGGGCCGGTCCGCGACCTGCTGTCCGACCCGGCCGCGCTGGACCCGTGGCTGGATTCCTGGCGGGCCGCCGGCCCGGACGCCGACGCGATGGACCGGGTCAACCCGGTCTACGTGCCGCGCAACCACCTCGTCGAGGAGGCGCTGGACGCCGCCGTCGAGGGGGACCTGGAACCGGTGCAGTGGCTGCTGCAGGTCCTCGCGGACCCGTTCACCGAGCGCGAGGGCTACGAGCGCTACGCCCTGCCCGCCGGGCCGGACGCGCCGCCGTTCAGCACGTTCTGCGGGACGTGA